Genomic segment of bacterium:
GCGGTTTGCAGGTCATTGACGGTCCGAAGGGAATCAGCGGTGAGGACGTCGCCTTTGGCCAGTATCTGGACCACGCGCAAGTCGGCCGCGGCGGGAAAGCTCTCCCTGATGGCGTCGGTGGCATCGGCCAGGTCGCTGTCGGCAGGAAGGAAGATCCCGGTGGAGTCGATTGGCCCCTCAGGCCGGTCTCGAACCAGGAAGCCGGCCAAAAGGGCCAGCGTCACCGCCCCCAATACCAGAAGAACGAGTTGTGGCGATCTCTGGATTGTGCGGGCCTGCCAGCGGAACATGCCTTGGCCTCAGAGAGTTGCCTGCCGGTTAGAGAGGCTCACCACTTGCTGGACTCCTCGGCGTAAACGTGGTCTGGCAGGTCGTAGGTGATTCCCTCGTCGTGATACCAAGACCCCGACATAAGGGTTGTGAAATTGGAAGCGTTGCTCTTGCGGGCCATCTTGGGAAGGACCCACGAGGTAAACCGGTCATACCTGGCCTGGACGCGGAACCAGGGCAGCACGCCGAACGTGGACTGCTTGGGATAGTTCAGCTGGTTGGCCAGCGAGTCTCCGATGAGCGCTCGCGAAACCTTGTAGACGTATTGCGACAACTTTTTGCCTTCGACTGGGTCGTCGATGCCAACCACCAGGGGTGCCGAATTGACCAGCGAATTAGCCAGTACGACAGAAGAGGCGCTGGGCTCTGGCTCGCACATGGTGCCGATGTCATACAGCTTCAAAGCATCGTTTTCTCCCTTGAAGAGGATCGACTCGGGAATTCCCAGAAGCAGCCCCGAGTAGCGCCATGTGGCCATGAAGCTGGCCGCCTCCTCTTCGCTGAACGCTGCTCCCAGACTCCTCATGTGCTTGAGCAGCCGGGCGGAGAACGCGGTGATCGCGTAGCCACAATGGGCGGCGCTCAACGGGATGCCCATAGCACCCACGTCCCAGTCCTCAGAATTGTTTAGCAAGTACCGGACCTGGGCGTGGACAAGGCGGATCCGAAAGGAGAGCCTCCACCCGTCTCCATAGGGCTCCATGCCGCCGGGAAAGAAGATCTCCACCATATGACGGTTGTTCTGCTGGAGACGTCGCACACCCTGGTAGCGCAAGCGGCCGGTAATGAAGAAGGACTCGCTGATGTTGGTGGAGAAACCCTCCACCAGGACTCCGGCCAACATTCCGGCCACCACCATCTTCCGGTTCCGGTGGAACATGTGAATGCCAGCATTCAAAGCGGGAAGGTCGAGCCAGTCTGGTGGGGACATGACATCGTCAAAGAGGGCGCGGACCTCAGATGGGGCATCAGGGAGTTCATTCCCGTCAGGAGGGCTCATGTAGGCCGAGATGAGCCGGTTCGACTCCGAGCGCTTCAGGGTGGAGAGAGCCTCAACGGCGGCATCGGCCAGGGGGTCGCCGATCATGGCGTGCGCGACGTAGTTCTCTGCCATTTCAGGTTCGAGGGCACGAGCTTGCGCGTAGCCGGGGTTGTCGTAGTCGGTGGGTGTTTTCATCAGTTTTCGATGAGGGATCTACCAAGTCTGAGACGGTCGGTAATGTTCATGCCAGATAATAGTCCCGGTTGAACCGAAAGCGGCTCTCCAGAGGAGAACCTTTGGAAGCCCATTTTTTTGGGGGGGGGGGGGGGGGTGCGGGGGGGGGGCGGGGTTTTTCAAAAAAAATTTAAGAACATCTTTTTTCTTCTGTTTATCGTTGCGCGTATTGTGGGGGGTANNNNNNNNNNGGGGGCGGGGGGGGGGGGTGGGGGAGCGGGGTATCTGTTCCCCCTTTTTGGGGGGGGGGGGGGGGGGGGGGAGCCGGGGAACCACATAACTTTACATAATAACTTTACATAACATATATTCTCAACGTTTAGCGTCGAGTCGAATTGTGGGTGGAAAATAATGAA
This window contains:
- a CDS encoding oxygenase MpaB family protein, translating into MKTPTDYDNPGYAQARALEPEMAENYVAHAMIGDPLADAAVEALSTLKRSESNRLISAYMSPPDGNELPDAPSEVRALFDDVMSPPDWLDLPALNAGIHMFHRNRKMVVAGMLAGVLVEGFSTNISESFFITGRLRYQGVRRLQQNNRHMVEIFFPGGMEPYGDGWRLSFRIRLVHAQVRYLLNNSEDWDVGAMGIPLSAAHCGYAITAFSARLLKHMRSLGAAFSEEEAASFMATWRYSGLLLGIPESILFKGENDALKLYDIGTMCEPEPSASSVVLANSLVNSAPLVVGIDDPVEGKKLSQYVYKVSRALIGDSLANQLNYPKQSTFGVLPWFRVQARYDRFTSWVLPKMARKSNASNFTTLMSGSWYHDEGITYDLPDHVYAEESSKW